The following coding sequences are from one Helicoverpa armigera isolate CAAS_96S chromosome 2, ASM3070526v1, whole genome shotgun sequence window:
- the LOC110377636 gene encoding mannose-1-phosphate guanyltransferase alpha, translated as MLKAVILIGGPQKGTRFRPLSLDTPKPLFPIAGFPLIQHHIEACAKLEACKEILIIGAYTTNTMAQFVSDMQKEYHVIIRYLQEFTPLGTGGGLYHFRDQVRAGNPSAFFLLNGDVCADFPLKELWHFHEERSNALVTIMGTEATRQQSVHYGCMVREGSTKSVTHYVEKPNSYVSTLINCGVYVCSLQVFHTMADSFQKKQDVFYSGNGQTSAHPGYMSFEQDVLMQLAGTNKLYAMQITNWWSQVKTAGSAIYANRHYLELHRDRVSKDKPCTILPDVFVHPTAVVDSTAVIGPNVSIGAGVTIKAGVRIKESIVLNNATVHEHALVMYSVVGQEASVGEWSRVEGTPSDPDPNKPFAKMDNTPLFNSDGRLNPSITILGAGVVVPAETILLNSIVLPHKHLSRSFKHEIIL; from the exons ATGCTGAAAGCAGTAATTCTTATTGGAGGGCCGCAAAAAG GAACCCGCTTCCGCCCCCTCTCTCTGGACACACCAAAGCCACTGTTCCCCATAGCAGGATTTCCACTGATCCAGCATCATATAGAAGCATGTGCCAAGCTGGAGGCGTGCAAGGAGATCCTGATCATCGGAGCATACACCACAAACACTATGGCACAGTTTGTCTCTGATATGCAGAAGGAGTATCATGTTATTAtcag ATACCTGCAAGAGTTCACACCTTTGGGCACAGGTGGTGGTCTGTACCACTTCAGGGATCAAGTGCGTGCCGGCAATCCTTCTGCATTCTTCCTGTTGAACGGAGATGTCTGCGCTGACTTCCCGCTCAAAGAGTTGTGGCATTTCCATGAAGAGAGGTCTAATGCTTTg GTAACAATAATGGGCACTGAAGCGACCCGCCAGCAATCCGTCCACTACGGTTGCATGGTACGCGAGGGTAGCACCAAGTCAGTCACCCACTATGTGGAGAAACCCAACAGTTATGTGTCCACGCTCATCAACTGTGGCGTCTATGTGTGTTCCTTGCAAGTGTTTCATACTATGGCGGACTCGTTTCAGAAGAAACAGGATgttttttatag TGGTAACGGCCAGACCAGTGCTCACCCTGGATACATGTCATTTGAGCAAGATGTGTTGATGCAGCTCGCAGGAACTAACAAGTTATATGCTATGCAG ataacaaACTGGTGGTCACAAGTAAAGACAGCGGGCTCGGCTATCTACGCGAACCGTCACTACTTGGAGCTGCACCGCGACCGCGTGTCTAAGGACAAGCCCTGCACCATACTGCCCGATGTTTTTGTACACCCTACTGCCGTTGTTGACTCTACTGCTGTG ATTGGTCCCAACGTGTCCATTGGTGCGGGAGTGACGATAAAAGCAGGCGTGAGGATAAAGGAGTCTATCGTACTGAACAATGCTACGGTGCACGAACATGCACTCGTCATGTATTCTGTTG TCGGCCAAGAAGCGTCAGTAGGCGAATGGTCCCGAGTAGAAGGGACCCCGTCAGACCCTGACCCTAACAAGCCCTTCGCGAAGATGGATAACACGCCACTGTTCAACAGCGATGGCAGGCTCAACCCTTCTATTACTATATTGG GTGCGGGAGTCGTGGTGCCAGCCGAGACCATCCTTCTAAACTCCATAGTGTTGCCACACAAACATCTATCAAGGAGTTTCAAGCACGAAATCATATTATAG